The segment TAAGTTTAAAAGTGCAGTTGTTGCCGTGTCTTTGGCTTTGATTTTGACTGGCTGTGCTAGAACAGCTGCAATAAATACACCAACAACGACCATTACTGCTAATGTCTCCGCAGATAAGGTAAAAGAAGCTATTTTATTGGCGGGTAAAGAGCGCAAATGGATTATGACTCAAGTTAAACCTGGCGTGATTGATGCCCGTTATGTTCCTCGTGGCCACAGCGTTAGTGTGAGAATTAACTATACCGCAACATCTTACACAATTAATTATGTGTCGAGTGATAATATGAAGGCGGGCGATGGAAAAATCCATAAAAACTATAATCGTTGGATTAATAATCTAGATGTTGATATTCAACATAATATTATGGTTCTAAAGTAAGAAACTATTAATATAATTATGAAAAATTATTTAGAGTTTGACAAGGATGATATTTCTGCTTTTGATGCTATCAGTGAAGCTCAGCGTATAGCATTTGCTCCTATGATATTTCAGGCAACCATTTGTTTACGTGACTTTGGTATTTTAGCATTTCTTGATGCTCAAACTAAAAATGGGGCAACATTAGCAGAAATAAGTCAATATATTGAACTAAATGAGTATTCGATTTCTTTATTACTCGACATTGGATTAACAAATCAACTTGTGTATAAAAAAGACAATCGCTTTTACCTTGGTAAAGTAGGCTATTTCTTTTTACATGATGAGATGACGCGTGTTAATACTAATTTCACACAGCATGTTTGTTACGAAGGTCTATTTTCTCTTAAAGAGTCTATGGAGAAAATGAAGCCAGAAGGCTTAAAAGTATTTGGTGAATGGGAAACCATTTACCCATATTTAAGCCAATTACCAGAACCAGCTAAAACAAGTTGGTTCGAATTCGATCATTATTATTCCAGTTCAGCGTTCAAATTAGCGATACGCATTATTTCTGAATATAACCCGTCACTGCTTTATGATGTGGGCGGTAACACCGGAAAATGGGCTCTAACCTGTTGTGAATATAACCCTGATATTGACGTTAAGATTATTGATCTCCCAGAACAAATAGCCTTAATGGAAGAAAATATTCGCCAAACACCATATCATTCACGCATTTCAGGTGAAGGTATTAACATGTTAGGCAATGCTCCACTACCTACTCAGGCTGATATTTGGTGGATGAGCCAATTTCTAGACTGTTTTACACCTGAGCAGGTTGTCAGCATTCTGAAGAAGATTCATGGTGCCATGAAAGATGATGCTAAAGTAGCGATAATGGAGCTATTTTGGGATCGTCAGCCTTATAAAATCGGAGCATATAGCTTGAATGCAACGTCTTTGTATTTTACCTGTATGGCAAATGGTAATAGTCGGTTTTATGGTTTTGATGAGTTTGAAGCACTGCTATATACCGCTGGTTTTGTTATTGAGCGTGCTGAAGATAATTTGGGCGTCGGACATTCATTATTGATTTGCACTAAAGCTTAGCGGAATGATCCTATCAGCGTCGTAAAGAGTGAAGATAACGTTGTATGAGTATGAAGATAAAAGTCCTTGATTGGGTCGCTTTAGCGCCGAGTCTATCTTCCCATGATGAGTGGCTTGCATGGAGTCATGGTGGTTCAGAGTGTATTGATGAAACCGCCCCGCTACCTAAATGTTCGCAATTGCCGATGATGATGGCGCGCCGTTTGAATAACGGTAGCCGTCTTGCTGTGGAGTGTGGATTAACGCTCTATCGTCGTCATCAGGATATTGATGCCATTGTATTTAGTAGTCGTCATGGCGAATTAGAAAGGAACCAACGTATTCTGAGTGAACTCGCGACTCAAACACCAGTTTCGCCAACTAATTTTACGATGTCAGTACATAATTCGGCAGTTGGAACGCTGTCGATCATCACAAAGACTAATATACCAACATCCGCGATATCAGCAGGGCAAGATAGTTTTCAACAGGGATTGTATGAAGTGTTATCGTTGTTGCTTCATCAGTCTAAACGTGTGCTATTTGTTGATTTTGATGGTGATCTTCCTGAAGCATATAACTCCGTATTGCCTGAAACCTGTACGAGATTCCCTTATGCGTGTGCCTTTCTACTTTCCTCTGATGAATCGCTGACTTGCTCTCCCATGGCAGCCAAGGCGGTGCATTCAAGTACACCGATATTACCGCAAAGCATTCAATTTATTGTGGGGCTATTGAGTGATAAACCCACTTTTTGCGTAATAGGTGAGGGGCATGTTTGGCAGTGGAATAAACAGCAATCAATATGAGTCGTTGTATGCAATTTATTGAGCGTATTTGGCGGCATATTATGACCCCATTGTGCTTTTTTATTTTCGGGGTAGGAGGGCTATTGCTCTCTGTTATCTGGTTTAACTGTTTATTTCTGTTTTGTTCTAACAAAACGAAGCGAACATATATCGCACGCCAAAGTATCAGTTATAGCTTCCGATTATTTTTACGTATTACAAAAACGGTTGGTGTCTTGAATTATTCATACCATGGACTGGAAAAGCTTCAAGAAGACTCTGGAACGTTGGTATTGAGTAACCATCCAACCTTGTTAGACTATGTTTTGGTGGCAGCCGTCATGCCCCAAGTTGATTGTTTAGTTAAGTCATCATTATTGCGTAATCCTTTTGTTTCGGGCGTCATACGTGCGTGTGATTACTTAATTAATAATCAACATGAGATATTATTATCAGAGTGTCATAAACGTTTGGCTCAAGGTGATAATATATTGATATTTCCAGAGGGTACGCGGACAACGCCGGGCGTGAAACCCCACTTACAGCGTGGTGCCGCCAATATAGCATTACGTTGTCAGTGCCCAGTTCGTTTTTTACATATTCAAAATAACGAAATTGCATTAACTAAATACACAAAATGGTATCACATACCAAAACGTAAACTGCGTTTGTCACTCACCGTCCGAGAAAGCATGCACGTTGATGAATTAGTGAGTGCATCTATTGAACAAACATCAATTAAAGCAAGGCATTTAACCCGAGCTTTTGAAACAAAACTTATCTAGTTATGAGGTCTTTGATCTGTATGTCTATGCAATTAAAAATTAAACAGTTAATTATCGAGTCACTTAACCTCGAAGAAATTACACCAGACGAAATAGATACTGACGCGCCACTGTTCGGTGAGGGTCTTGGATTGGATTCTATTGATGCGCTTGAATTAGGAATGGCAATTAAAAATCAATTTGGGATTGTACTTTCCTCTGACAGTGAAGATATTCGCCATCATTTTTACTCTGTGGCTACACTCGCTGATTACATTGCTTCACATCAATAAGCGGAGAACATCATGACTCAAGAACAACTTTATCAAGAAATTTCCCAGCTTTTGGTTTCACTATTTGAAATCGATCCTGAACAAATCAAACCAGAATCTCGTCTGTATGAAGACCTTGATCTTGATAGCATCGATGCGGTCGACATGATTGTTTATCTGCAGAAAAAAACAGGCAAAAAAATCAAGCCAGAATCATTTAAAAGTGTTCGTACTGTTCAAGATGTTACTGATGTGCTTGTTCAACTGTTTAATGAGCCTAAAGAGCAGTAAAACCGTATTTAACGTATGCAAACCTTAATGACAGTCAAAAAAATCTTCCCTGTTATGCTTAAAGTCATCGATATTTTATTGATGATTACTTGGCCATTTGTTGTTATTTGTCTAGTTTATCAAGACAAAATACAGCTGCTCGGGGTGACGTTGTTAGGGTATTTTATTTTACGTTTCATTATGTTATCGAAGATTTCTCAACACAATAAAAAACTCGTTATCATGCTGACGGTGATCGGGGCGGGATTGGCCGTGTTGAGTTTACTATTAAAAAATCATGAAGCTCTGCTGTATTACCCTCCAATGGTCAGCATGACATTACTGGGTGTTTTTGGTTATAGCCTCTATAAACCACCTTCTCTCATTGAACAGCTTGCGCGATTACAGACGCCAAATTTGACTCGTAAAGGAATTGAATATACTTACCGCGTGACTCAAGTCTGGTGTTTATTCTTTATTTTTAATGCGGGCATTTCCCTACTGACTATTTGGTCGGGCGATCTTGAGCTTTGGGCTTGGTGGAATGGCTTTCTTAGCTATTGCTTTATTGGGCTGCTATTTGTTGGTGAATGGTGTATTCGAAAACGAGTGCAGCGTTCAGATCCTGAAAATTTAAACGATATTAGTAAAGCGTAACATGCTCAATCAACCACCATATCAGCCCATATCTCAATGGCTTTCGGGTTTACCCTCAATGCCAAGATTGTTGCACCAAAAGAAAATGATTAACCAGCAACAATTGCAGCAAAAAGTCGCGGCGATATATACAGAAATTGCGCAGCACTCGGCTCAAGAATGTGTGTTGCTTTGTCATGATAGCTATTACTTTATTATTGCGTTACTGGCGACATTACACACAGGAAAAACGCCTGTTTTATTGGGGCATAATAATTTAGATAAATTGTTGGGTGAGCATGATAACCAACAACTTATCTTGACTGACGGTAAGATTGAAAAGAGCGATAAGCTCTGGTCTATCCCTCATATGCTGGAAACCACGTCAGTGCAAACCTCGTTTACACTGCCTGCGATCAATCCTCAAACAGCGTTAATTTTATATACGTCAGGTTCCAGCGGGAATGCCAAAAAAGTGGTCAAGACGGTGGAATCGATGGACACCGAAGCGCGCTGGCTAGCACAACGATGGCAAACTCAATTCAACACTTCTCTGGTGAAAGGTTCAGTTAGCCATAACCATCTGTACGGATTAACGTTTCGGATTTGGTTGCCTTTATCCATGGGCTACCTTATTGATACGCAGATGGTTGAGTTTCCGGAACAACTTATGGATGAAACGCCATTTATTTTTATTACCAGCCCAGTGTTTCTCCATTACATGGATACCGCATTGTCGCCTCCGACGTGGACATTCATGGTTTCTGCGGGCGGGGCATTGGCGCCTCAGCTAGCTCAAAAAATCTTTGGCTGGAGTGGAACAGCCATTCATGAAATTTATGGCAGTACGGAAACGGGAATTATCGCATATCGAGAACAGCCTTCTCAGGATAGCGGTTGGCAGCCTTTTAGCGAATTGTCATTAATCCCATGTGGAGAACAACGCTACCAACTTTGCTCTCCTCTTTTGTGTGGACATCAACCTTTTTTACTGGATGATAAATTATCATTCACAGAAAACGGGCGATTTGAACTGTTAGGGCGTGTAGACCGAATTATTAAAATTGGCGAGAAACGGGTTTCAATCACGGAAATTGAGAACAAATTACGTCAGTTTGAGTTGATTGATGATGTGGGAATTGTTGCAGTGCAACGTAATAACCGAACTTATTTAGGTGCGGTAGTCGTGACATCAACACCGACTGAAAAATTGAGCCAGCAACAGATATCGGTTTGGCGTCAAGAACTGAAAAAATGCATTGATCCAATCGCTATTCCACGATATTGGCGCCAAGTAACGACGATCCCATTAAACAATCAAAGCAAGCGTTCTTGGTCACAGTTACAGGAGTTATTCAATGTTTCCCATTGAGAAAGGCCTCGAGAAAACGAGCTATTCGAGTTTATCGGTGATGTTATACATCTCTGAGGATTTAGCTTGGTTTGAGGGGCATTTTGATAGTCAACCCATACTGCCTGGGGTGGCTCAAATTGATTGGGTCATGCGTTATGCAACACAATATTTAGTGCCAGATGCGCAATTTTCATCATTGGACCAAGTTAAATTTATTAACCCAATTTTACCCCAACGGGATGTTCAGATAGACATTGAATGGCATGAGTCTAAAAAGCAGTTGGTTTTTCATTACTATTCGATGGACGCCGAACATCGAACCCTGAGTTCAGGAAAAATCCGTTTATGTTAGTGAATGGATCTGCATTCCGGCCTTGTGCCTTGATCCCGTGTTATAACCACGGAAAAACCCTTTCACGCGTTGTCCAAACGTTATGCGAGCAAGGACTTGATTGTCTTATTGTGGATGACGGTAGCGATGCATTAACCCAACAAGATATTGCTGACGTTTTGCAACAATATCCTCAGTGTCACGGATATCGCCTTGAGGTGAATCAAGGGAAAGGCGGCGCGCTTTTTGAGGGCTTCAAACGCGCTAAGTTATTAGGGTACACCCATGCACTGCAAGTGGATGCGGATGGGCAACATGACCTTTTATCTGTGCCTGAACTGCTAAAAATGGCCCAAGAAACGCCGAATATGTTGATTTCAGGGCAGCCCATTTATGATGATTCTGTACCGAAGTCTCGCTTGTATGGGCGCTATGTCACCCATGTATGGGTCTGGATAGAAACCCTCTCTTTTTCGATTAAAGACAGTATGTGTGGCTTTCGAGTTTACCCACTTGTGCAAACGCTCGACGTGATGAATTCTTCCCATGTGGGGCGCCATATGGATTTTGACACGGAAATTATGGTTCGCTTGTATTGGAATGGGATTTATAGCCGTTTCTTGCCAACCCACGTTATCTATCCAGAGCAAGGGATTTCGCATTTTGATGTTGTAAAAGATAATATTCGTATATCCAAAATGCATACTCGCTTGTTTTTTGGCATGTTGCCTAGAATTCCTCATCTCTTAACCAAACGCTCGCCAATACATTGGGCGAAAACTCAAGAGCGTCGTGGACTAGCGGGTATGCGTTTTATGGTCCAGGTGTATAAATTGCTTGGGCGCAAGCCATTCCAATTTATCCTCTTTTTTGTCGCTGGCTGGTTTTGGTTGACCGGCTCACAGCAAAGTACAGCCTCTCGTCGTTATCTTGCTAAGGTGGCGAAATATTGCCAGACACACAATATAACTCCGCCTCAAAAACTCAGTAGCTTTTACCATTTTCAACGCTTTGGTGAAGCGATGCTCGATAAAGTGGCGAGCTGGTGTCAGAAATTAGTTTGGGGTAAAGATGTTGTGTATGCTCCGCAGGCGGAAGAAGTGCTCAAATCTGATGAAGAAAAAGGCAAGTTAATACTGGGTTCGCATCTAGGGGATATTGAGGTGTGCCGTGCTTTGGCGCAAACAGGACAACTAAAGCGGGTCAATGCATTAGTGTTCCATGAACATGCGGCTCGTTTTCAGCAATTGATGTCTGAAATTGCCCCGGAATCTCAACTCAATTTAATTCCTGTCACCAATATCACACCAGATGTGGCGATTAAACTACAAGAGAAAATCCAAGCGGGAGAGTGGGTGGCTATTGTTGGCGATCGAATTTCGATTAGCAGCTCCGATAGCAATGACCAACGTATTACATGGAGCGACTTTTTAGGGGAGCCAGCGCCTTTTCCTCAAGGTCCTTTCATCTTAGCGGCATTATTGAAATGCCCTGTTGTGCTGATGTTTGCACTAAAACAGGACAAAAAAATCACAATTTATAGTGAGGAGTTTGCCAATCCTATTCATTTGCCCAGAGGCTCAAGACAGGCGGCGTTACAGGCTTATATCGACCAGTACGCAGCCCGCCTAACGCATTATACGTTGATGTCCCCGTTAGACTGGTTCAATTTCTATGATTTTTGGCAGCTGCCATCGACCACCTCTGATTCTAAGGAGAATGTGTAATGCTATCTGACCCTCGTTTTTCTATTGCTGTCGATATTTTTGTTCCTTTTCATGATTGTGATCCGATGGGTATCGTGTGGCATGGAAACTATTTGCGCTATTTTGAGGTGGCGAGAGAGCAATTATTGAATCAAATTGGTTATGGTTACCGAGATATGCTGGCTTCGGGTTATGCGTGGCCAGTCGTGGATGTCCAACTAAAATATCGCCGTTCGGCCAGCTTTGAACAGATGATTACTGTTAACGCCAAAATTGTTGAGTATGAAAACCGGCTTAAAATTAGCTATGTCATCACAGACAGTTTGACTGGTAATAAACTGACAAAGGGATACACCATTCAAGTTGCTGTCGATCAAAACACGCAAGAGTTGCAGTTTGTTTGTCCCGATATTCTATTGGCTAAAATAGGGATCCAATCATGAGATATATTCTCGTATTTCTCGCTTTTTTTTGTAGTTTTGCTTCGGCGATGACGTTGGATGAATTACAGGCGACACTCACGAAAAATGAGGTGGTTCGGGCTGATTTCGTGCAAGAACGTCAAATAAAAAACATTAAAACGCCGTTAATATCAAAAGGGAAAATGCTGCTCTCGCAAGACAAAGGGTTATGGTGGCAGCAAACGG is part of the Providencia zhijiangensis genome and harbors:
- a CDS encoding methyltransferase, translated to MKNYLEFDKDDISAFDAISEAQRIAFAPMIFQATICLRDFGILAFLDAQTKNGATLAEISQYIELNEYSISLLLDIGLTNQLVYKKDNRFYLGKVGYFFLHDEMTRVNTNFTQHVCYEGLFSLKESMEKMKPEGLKVFGEWETIYPYLSQLPEPAKTSWFEFDHYYSSSAFKLAIRIISEYNPSLLYDVGGNTGKWALTCCEYNPDIDVKIIDLPEQIALMEENIRQTPYHSRISGEGINMLGNAPLPTQADIWWMSQFLDCFTPEQVVSILKKIHGAMKDDAKVAIMELFWDRQPYKIGAYSLNATSLYFTCMANGNSRFYGFDEFEALLYTAGFVIERAEDNLGVGHSLLICTKA
- a CDS encoding beta-ketoacyl synthase chain length factor, with amino-acid sequence MSMKIKVLDWVALAPSLSSHDEWLAWSHGGSECIDETAPLPKCSQLPMMMARRLNNGSRLAVECGLTLYRRHQDIDAIVFSSRHGELERNQRILSELATQTPVSPTNFTMSVHNSAVGTLSIITKTNIPTSAISAGQDSFQQGLYEVLSLLLHQSKRVLFVDFDGDLPEAYNSVLPETCTRFPYACAFLLSSDESLTCSPMAAKAVHSSTPILPQSIQFIVGLLSDKPTFCVIGEGHVWQWNKQQSI
- a CDS encoding lysophospholipid acyltransferase family protein, coding for MSRCMQFIERIWRHIMTPLCFFIFGVGGLLLSVIWFNCLFLFCSNKTKRTYIARQSISYSFRLFLRITKTVGVLNYSYHGLEKLQEDSGTLVLSNHPTLLDYVLVAAVMPQVDCLVKSSLLRNPFVSGVIRACDYLINNQHEILLSECHKRLAQGDNILIFPEGTRTTPGVKPHLQRGAANIALRCQCPVRFLHIQNNEIALTKYTKWYHIPKRKLRLSLTVRESMHVDELVSASIEQTSIKARHLTRAFETKLI
- a CDS encoding phosphopantetheine-binding protein → MSMQLKIKQLIIESLNLEEITPDEIDTDAPLFGEGLGLDSIDALELGMAIKNQFGIVLSSDSEDIRHHFYSVATLADYIASHQ
- a CDS encoding acyl carrier protein; its protein translation is MTQEQLYQEISQLLVSLFEIDPEQIKPESRLYEDLDLDSIDAVDMIVYLQKKTGKKIKPESFKSVRTVQDVTDVLVQLFNEPKEQ
- a CDS encoding AMP-binding protein, translating into MPRLLHQKKMINQQQLQQKVAAIYTEIAQHSAQECVLLCHDSYYFIIALLATLHTGKTPVLLGHNNLDKLLGEHDNQQLILTDGKIEKSDKLWSIPHMLETTSVQTSFTLPAINPQTALILYTSGSSGNAKKVVKTVESMDTEARWLAQRWQTQFNTSLVKGSVSHNHLYGLTFRIWLPLSMGYLIDTQMVEFPEQLMDETPFIFITSPVFLHYMDTALSPPTWTFMVSAGGALAPQLAQKIFGWSGTAIHEIYGSTETGIIAYREQPSQDSGWQPFSELSLIPCGEQRYQLCSPLLCGHQPFLLDDKLSFTENGRFELLGRVDRIIKIGEKRVSITEIENKLRQFELIDDVGIVAVQRNNRTYLGAVVVTSTPTEKLSQQQISVWRQELKKCIDPIAIPRYWRQVTTIPLNNQSKRSWSQLQELFNVSH
- a CDS encoding hydroxymyristoyl-ACP dehydratase; this encodes MFPIEKGLEKTSYSSLSVMLYISEDLAWFEGHFDSQPILPGVAQIDWVMRYATQYLVPDAQFSSLDQVKFINPILPQRDVQIDIEWHESKKQLVFHYYSMDAEHRTLSSGKIRLC
- a CDS encoding glycosyltransferase family 2 protein, with translation MLVNGSAFRPCALIPCYNHGKTLSRVVQTLCEQGLDCLIVDDGSDALTQQDIADVLQQYPQCHGYRLEVNQGKGGALFEGFKRAKLLGYTHALQVDADGQHDLLSVPELLKMAQETPNMLISGQPIYDDSVPKSRLYGRYVTHVWVWIETLSFSIKDSMCGFRVYPLVQTLDVMNSSHVGRHMDFDTEIMVRLYWNGIYSRFLPTHVIYPEQGISHFDVVKDNIRISKMHTRLFFGMLPRIPHLLTKRSPIHWAKTQERRGLAGMRFMVQVYKLLGRKPFQFILFFVAGWFWLTGSQQSTASRRYLAKVAKYCQTHNITPPQKLSSFYHFQRFGEAMLDKVASWCQKLVWGKDVVYAPQAEEVLKSDEEKGKLILGSHLGDIEVCRALAQTGQLKRVNALVFHEHAARFQQLMSEIAPESQLNLIPVTNITPDVAIKLQEKIQAGEWVAIVGDRISISSSDSNDQRITWSDFLGEPAPFPQGPFILAALLKCPVVLMFALKQDKKITIYSEEFANPIHLPRGSRQAALQAYIDQYAARLTHYTLMSPLDWFNFYDFWQLPSTTSDSKENV
- a CDS encoding thioesterase family protein — translated: MLSDPRFSIAVDIFVPFHDCDPMGIVWHGNYLRYFEVAREQLLNQIGYGYRDMLASGYAWPVVDVQLKYRRSASFEQMITVNAKIVEYENRLKISYVITDSLTGNKLTKGYTIQVAVDQNTQELQFVCPDILLAKIGIQS